A segment of the Fibrobacter succinogenes subsp. succinogenes S85 genome:
CAAAACGACATCGCAATCACTAAAAAGGGGCATCAGCTCCTTTTCGCTCAAAATTGAGTTCCATTTGTCCTTTTTCGGGCGAATAGAAAAATGCCTGCGGTAATGGGCTATGCCAAGATAATCGGCATCCAGATTTTTCCAGGCCCAGTACAGCCCAGACAATTCACAATAGTTCTTGTTTTTCAAACTGATGTTGTCGCCAGTATTATCTCCGATATAGCCAAGAGACGGCTTTCCTTCTGCGCCAACATGAACAGGCACATACATAGGATCCGTCGGCATTCTATACGTTTTATGAGTTGCGACAATAACTTTTGCGTTCATACAAATTTCTCTATCAGGCATTATTCCAAGCACTTCTGGTTGCAATCATTCCACCAGTCAGCAAAAGCTTCTTCCAAGGTAAACTTCAACGGATAGTCCCGTGCAAGTTTCTTTGCTTCAATGTTGGTCGAAACCATGAGCTTCTTTACGCGGGCAGGGCAGATGCCAAGACCAAGACCACCGAGCATGCCACACACCGTAGCAGCCGCCATCATGGGCGTTTTCGGAATATAAGGAATATGTCTCTTCATTCCGACAGCCTTGAGCATTGCATTTGCAATCTGTTCAATCGTGAACGACGGATAATAGCAGCAGTTGTAAAGCTGGACTTTATCAATCTGCGGTTCAACCAAAGACTTCTCGGCCATTTCAAGCATGACACGTACAAGGTCTTTCACGTAAATGCAAGCCTTGATGGTATCCCTGCGACCGGCATACGCGAACTTGTGACTTTTCAACCCTTTGTACAGGCGCGTCATATTTCCGTTTTCACCGGTACCGAATACGATTCCCGGACGAACAATGGAAAGCCTATGGTTTTCATTTTCCGCAGCCCATTCGCGATGGATCTTTTCAGCCACCAGCTTAGAAATTCCATAAGGAGTATTCGGCGTGGGTAACGTTTCTTCTGTTTTCAGCTCTTCAGCAGCGCCATACGGGGCAATGCTACTGGTAAACACAATATTTTCAATTCCATGCTTGCGAGCAAAGTTGCAGACGTTTTCTGCGCCGCGAATATTGGTTTCGAAGTAGGCATGGTCCGGATGTCCCGGAGTACGGTGAATAGCAGCAAAATTAAATACAAGTGTATTCTTGCCGAATTTCCCTTGCATTTCAATCGGTTCACGAACATCGACCTTTTGAGAGAGTTCGGAGCCATCAGCAAGCAAATCCGCGACATACACTTTCGCATCCGGATACTTTTCCCGAAGTAACCGTTGCATATGAGACCCAATGAATCCACATCCGCCAAATATCACAAAGGATTCAAACATATTTTACCAAACTTCCTTTTTGGCACATGCAAGTGCTTCAGCAATAACATGGTGCATATCAAAATACTTGTACATTCCAAGGCGGCCACCAAAAATCACATTTTTCTCCGATTCCGCTAACGCCTTGTACTGTGCAAAGAGGGCATTATTTTTCTCGTCATTCATGGGGTAATAGGGTTCGTCACCATGTTTCCAGGCTGCCGGATATTCCCTAGTCACCACAGTATGGTCCGTTGCGACCCCACCCTGACATCCAAACTCAAAATGCTTATGTTCAATAATACGGGTATACGGGATTTCCGCTTCCGTATAGTTCACAACGGCGTTGCCCTGATAGTTTTCTTGCGGCAAATCTTCCGTCTCAAAACGCAGCGTACGGTATTCCAGTTCACCGAACCTATACCCGTAGAACTCGTCTATCATACCCGTGAAAACAACTTTCTTTGCAGAGACAACAAGCGATTCACGTTCCTTAAAGAAATCAACGCCAAGGCGCACTTCAGCACCTTCAAGCATTTTCTCGACAATCTGCGTATAACCGCCAACAGGGATTCCCTGATACTTGTCATTGAAATAGTTGTTGTCGTAGACAAAACGGACCGGCAATCGCTTGATAATAAACGCAGGGAGTTCCGTACACTTACGGCCCCACTGCTTTTCGGTGTAGCCCTTGATGAGCTTTTCATAAATGTCGCGACCGACAAGAGACAGCGCCTGTTCTTCCAGATTGGCAGGTTCACGACCATTCAACGCAGCAAGAGCCTCAGCACGTTGCTCATCGATTTTAGCCTTCGCCTCAGCCGGAGTCTTGATGTTCCACATCCTGCTAAAAGTATTCATGTTAAAAGGCAAATTATACAGTTCATCCTTATAACATGCGATGGGGCTATTCGTATAGCGATTAAACTCAGCAAACTGCTGAACGTAATCCCAAACTTCCTTGTTGCTGGTATGGAAAATATGGGCGCCGTACTTATGTACGTTGATGCCCCCTACATTTTCTGTATAGACATTGCCTGCGACATGGTTACGCTTGTCTATCACGAGGACTTTCTTTCCTCGCTTGATAGCTTCATGTGCAAAGACTGCTCCAAAAAGACCAGCCCCGACAACAAGGTAATCAAACATTCCTTACTCCGCCTTGCCCTTACCGATACTCGTCACTTCAAAGCCGATCTTCCTGAGGGCGTCCGCATCCAAGATGTTGCGGCCATCAAATACAAATGCCGGTTTTGCCATCGAACTGTAAATGCGCTTCCAGTCAAGCTCGGCAAAGCACTTCCATTCCGTGCAAACAACAACGGCGTGGGCGTCTTCGGCAGCCTTGTACGGGTCTTCTTCGAACGAGACCTGTTCAATCACGTCCTTGAGGTCGCGCTTTGCATCCGGGATAGCCTTCGGGTCGGTCACGACAGGCAGTGCATGTTCGGCGAGCAAGTCACGCACAACGAGGTTCGCCGGGCTTTCGCGGGTA
Coding sequences within it:
- the glf gene encoding UDP-galactopyranose mutase gives rise to the protein MFDYLVVGAGLFGAVFAHEAIKRGKKVLVIDKRNHVAGNVYTENVGGINVHKYGAHIFHTSNKEVWDYVQQFAEFNRYTNSPIACYKDELYNLPFNMNTFSRMWNIKTPAEAKAKIDEQRAEALAALNGREPANLEEQALSLVGRDIYEKLIKGYTEKQWGRKCTELPAFIIKRLPVRFVYDNNYFNDKYQGIPVGGYTQIVEKMLEGAEVRLGVDFFKERESLVVSAKKVVFTGMIDEFYGYRFGELEYRTLRFETEDLPQENYQGNAVVNYTEAEIPYTRIIEHKHFEFGCQGGVATDHTVVTREYPAAWKHGDEPYYPMNDEKNNALFAQYKALAESEKNVIFGGRLGMYKYFDMHHVIAEALACAKKEVW
- a CDS encoding NAD-dependent epimerase/dehydratase family protein, whose translation is MFESFVIFGGCGFIGSHMQRLLREKYPDAKVYVADLLADGSELSQKVDVREPIEMQGKFGKNTLVFNFAAIHRTPGHPDHAYFETNIRGAENVCNFARKHGIENIVFTSSIAPYGAAEELKTEETLPTPNTPYGISKLVAEKIHREWAAENENHRLSIVRPGIVFGTGENGNMTRLYKGLKSHKFAYAGRRDTIKACIYVKDLVRVMLEMAEKSLVEPQIDKVQLYNCCYYPSFTIEQIANAMLKAVGMKRHIPYIPKTPMMAAATVCGMLGGLGLGICPARVKKLMVSTNIEAKKLARDYPLKFTLEEAFADWWNDCNQKCLE